A part of Quatrionicoccus australiensis genomic DNA contains:
- a CDS encoding chalcone isomerase family protein, with the protein MMVTSQCVRRAALVAVLLAVPGLQAAEVAGVRVEEKLRVGSNELVLNGAGLRTRFFIKVYVGALYVGEKASSPAAIIDSNAPRRVSLRLLRDLEAESLHSALDEGLRNNLSPAELSDLKGPAEQLAGIMKGIGKVKEGDTVAIDFSEAGVSVSQNGEARGKVAGAAFARALLKVWLGDKPADAALKKAMLGS; encoded by the coding sequence ATGATGGTTACATCGCAATGCGTTCGCCGCGCCGCCCTGGTTGCTGTGCTGCTCGCCGTACCCGGTCTGCAGGCGGCGGAAGTCGCCGGCGTTCGGGTCGAGGAAAAACTGCGCGTCGGCAGCAACGAACTGGTGCTCAACGGCGCCGGGCTGCGTACCCGCTTTTTCATCAAGGTCTATGTCGGGGCGCTTTATGTTGGTGAGAAGGCCTCGTCGCCGGCTGCCATCATCGACAGCAACGCGCCGCGCAGGGTCAGCCTGCGCCTGCTGCGCGACCTCGAAGCCGAGTCGCTGCACTCGGCGCTCGATGAAGGCTTGCGCAACAACCTTTCGCCGGCCGAGTTGTCCGACCTGAAAGGGCCGGCCGAGCAACTGGCCGGCATCATGAAGGGCATCGGCAAGGTCAAGGAAGGCGATACCGTCGCCATCGATTTTTCCGAGGCCGGCGTCAGTGTCAGCCAGAACGGCGAGGCGCGCGGCAAGGTGGCGGGTGCGGCCTTTGCCCGCGCCCTGCTCAAGGTCTGGCTCGGCGACAAGCCGGCCGATGCGGCATTGAAGAAGGCCATGCTCGGCAGCTAG
- a CDS encoding DUF4442 domain-containing protein translates to MKPAWLARLSPSWRARMVRLGFNFHPAFRGTGGRVVHVAKDLRHIRIRLALSWKTRNIVGSLYGGSLFAITDGAHPMMLMAALGDNYIVWDKAASIRYRKPGYTTLYGDFVLRKEEIAEIRAALLDVPELERTFLVELKDDQGTVHTIVERTVYIAEKNYYRQKAGGDK, encoded by the coding sequence ATGAAACCCGCCTGGCTGGCCCGGCTTTCTCCCAGCTGGCGGGCGCGCATGGTGCGTCTTGGCTTCAATTTTCACCCGGCCTTTCGCGGTACCGGCGGGCGGGTCGTGCATGTGGCGAAGGACTTGCGCCATATCCGCATCCGCCTGGCGCTCAGCTGGAAGACGCGCAACATTGTCGGCTCGCTGTACGGCGGCTCGCTGTTTGCAATCACCGATGGGGCGCATCCGATGATGTTGATGGCGGCGCTCGGCGACAATTACATCGTCTGGGACAAGGCGGCCAGCATCCGCTACCGCAAGCCCGGTTACACGACGCTGTACGGCGATTTCGTGCTGCGTAAGGAGGAGATTGCCGAGATTCGTGCCGCGTTGCTGGACGTGCCGGAGCTGGAAAGAACCTTCCTGGTCGAACTCAAGGACGACCAGGGTACGGTACACACGATCGTTGAAAGAACGGTCTATATCGCCGAAAAAAACTACTACCGGCAAAAAGCCGGAGGAGACAAATGA
- a CDS encoding acetyl-CoA C-acyltransferase: MSKQIQDAYIVAATRLPVAKRNGMFKNVRPDDMLAAVIKAVVAQVPGIDPARIGDVIVGCAMPEAEQGMNVARIGALLAGLPITVPGITINRFCSSGVQAVADAANQIRLGLADVMIAAGTESMSVMPQIMGNKMSMNPAIFAKEENLGIAFGMGLTAEKVANQWKISRDAQDAFALASNQKACAAIAAGHFKAETTPYAISESLPDLASGNIKLRQRLADTDEGPRADASLERLGKLKPVFHARGSVTAGNSSQMSDGAAAVMLVSEKVLREHNLTPLARFAGYAVGGVAPEIMGIGPIAAIPKVLAQVGIHQDDLDWIELNEAFAAQALAVTQELGLNPAKINPLGGAIALGHPLGATGAIRIATLTHGLQRTGGRYGMVSMCIGTGMGAAGIIERL; this comes from the coding sequence ATGAGCAAACAGATTCAAGACGCCTACATCGTCGCCGCGACCCGCCTGCCGGTTGCCAAGCGTAACGGCATGTTCAAGAACGTGCGGCCGGACGACATGCTGGCCGCGGTCATCAAGGCGGTGGTCGCGCAGGTGCCGGGCATCGACCCGGCACGCATCGGCGACGTCATCGTTGGATGTGCGATGCCGGAAGCCGAGCAGGGCATGAACGTCGCCCGCATCGGCGCGCTGCTCGCCGGCCTGCCGATCACCGTGCCTGGCATCACGATCAACCGCTTCTGCTCCTCCGGGGTGCAGGCGGTGGCCGATGCCGCCAACCAGATCCGCCTCGGCCTGGCCGACGTGATGATTGCCGCCGGTACCGAGTCGATGTCGGTGATGCCGCAGATCATGGGCAACAAGATGTCGATGAACCCGGCCATCTTCGCGAAGGAGGAAAACCTCGGTATCGCCTTCGGCATGGGTTTGACCGCCGAGAAGGTGGCGAACCAGTGGAAAATTTCCCGCGATGCGCAGGACGCCTTCGCGCTCGCCTCCAACCAGAAGGCCTGTGCGGCGATTGCCGCCGGTCACTTCAAGGCCGAAACGACGCCGTACGCGATCAGCGAAAGCCTGCCTGACCTGGCATCCGGCAACATCAAGTTGCGCCAGCGTCTTGCCGATACCGACGAAGGCCCGCGTGCCGATGCCTCGCTGGAGCGCCTCGGCAAGCTCAAGCCGGTGTTCCATGCGCGCGGTTCGGTCACCGCCGGCAATTCCTCGCAGATGTCGGACGGCGCCGCTGCCGTCATGCTGGTCTCGGAAAAGGTGCTCAGGGAACACAACCTGACGCCGCTCGCCCGCTTTGCCGGCTATGCCGTCGGCGGTGTCGCACCGGAGATCATGGGTATCGGCCCGATTGCGGCCATCCCGAAGGTGCTGGCGCAAGTCGGCATCCATCAGGACGACCTCGACTGGATCGAACTCAACGAAGCCTTCGCGGCGCAGGCGCTGGCCGTGACCCAGGAACTGGGCCTGAACCCGGCGAAGATCAATCCGCTCGGTGGCGCCATTGCGCTCGGTCACCCGCTCGGCGCCACCGGTGCGATCCGCATCGCGACGCTGACGCACGGTTTGCAGCGCACCGGCGGTCGTTACGGCATGGTCAGCATGTGTATCGGCACCGGTATGGGTGCAGCCGGCATTATCGAACGTCTCTGA